Sequence from the Streptomyces sp. R33 genome:
CGTCGACGGCCGGGACCACGCGGCGCTGCACGCCGCCTTCACCACACCGCATCCGGGCCGGCCGCACGCCGTCATCGCCCGGGTCGAGAAGAAGCAGTAGAAGGGGCCATTCGTGGACACCATGCGGGAGCGGTTCGTCTCCGTCACTTCGCGCGCGCTCGACGAGGATCCTCGGCTGGCGCTCGTGCTCGCCGAGATCACCATGGACGGGTTCCGGCCCGACCGGCAGCGCCACCCGGAACGGGTGATCAACGTGGGGATCAGGGAGCAGCTGCTCATTGGAGTGGGCGGCGGGCTGGCCCTCACCGGGCTGCGGCCGATCATGCACACCTTCGCCAGCTTCCTGGTGGAACGGCCGTTCGAGCAGGTCAAGCTGGACTTCGGGCACCAGGGCACCGGTGGGGTCCTGGTCAGCGCGAGCGCCAGCTACGACTGGCCGGCCGGCGGGTTCACCCACATGGCGCCGGGGGACGTGGCCCTGCTGGACACCCTCGACGGCTGGACCGTCCACGTGCCGGGGCACCCGGACGAGGCCGAGGCGCTGCTGCGCCACGCGTACGCCGCCGGGGACGACAAGGTGTACGTCCGGCTCTCCCAGCAGTCGAACGCCGCCCCGCGCCCGGTGGACGGCCTGCGGCTGCGGACCGTACGGGAGGGCAGTGCCGAGGCCGGTGTCGTCGTCGCGGTCGGCCCGCTGCTGGACAACGTCCTCGCCGCGACGGCGGGCCTGGACGTGACCGTGCTGTACGCCACCACCGTGCGGCCCTTCGACGACGCGGCCCTGCGCGAGGCCGTCGGCCGCGCCACGACCGACGTCGTCCTCGTCGAGCCGTACCTGGCGGGCACTTCTACCGCAGCCGCGGCCCAGGCCCTCTCGGACGTCCCGCACCGGGTCCTCGGCCTCGGCGTCGGCCGCGCCGAGCTCCGCCGCTACGGCACGCTCGAGGAGCACACCGCCGCGCACGGCCTGGATCCGCACTCCCTCCGCGAGCGGATCAGCGCCTTCCTCCGGTGAGGCCCCCGGCAGTCCCGCGTCAGTCCACCGCCAGTTCCGGGTGGGCCGCGGCCAGGCGTCGGGGGGCCGCCTGGAGCCAGGAGTCGACCAGGATCGCGCGCAGCTCGGCGGCGCCCTCCACCGCTGCCAGGCGGACGCGGAGCCAGGCGTAGTTGTCGTCGTGGCCCTCCCGGAGGAAGAACTTCTCCGGCTCGGCGGCGATCAGCTCCGCGCGGTCCTCCTTCGGGCACTTCACCCCGATCGAGGTGTCGTCCTCGCCGAGGGCGGCGAATATCCTGCCGCCCACCCGGAAGGTGGGCATGCCCCAGGCGAGCTTCTCGCTGCTGTCGGGGAGCGACAGCGCGGTGGTACGGACGTCCTCCGCGGTCACGGACATCCCTGGACTCCTCTCCGGCCACCGGTCCGGCCCCCGGGCCGACGCCGACGCCGACGCCGACGCCGATACCGATACCGATACCGATGTCGTCGACCGTAGCGCCCGCCACTGACAGCCGCCCCGGGCCGCAGGATCCCTACCCCGCCCGCAGGCCGTCCTCGCGTGTGTGGATGATCTCCAGCAGCTCGGCCGCCAGCGACTTGGCGGTCGCCAGACCCGCCGTCCCCCACCTGCGCGGCTCCAGGTCAACGGCGCACACCGTGCCCAGGACGATCCCCTGCCGGTCCGTCAGCGGCGCACCCAGATAGGAGCGCACCCCGCTCTCGTCCACGACCGCGTTGCCCGCGAAGCGCGCGAAGTCCCGTACGTCCTCCAGGGCCAGCGCCCGGCGCCGCACCACCACATGCGGGCAGTACCCGTGGTCCCGGGGCAGCACCCGCGCCGGGTACCCGCTCGCGGGGGCGTCCGGAGCGTGGTGCAGACCGGCGAAGAACTGCCGTTCCTCCCCGATGAAGTTGACCCCCGCGTACGGGGCCTGCAGTACGTCGGCGATCTGCCGGGCGAAGGCGTCGAGCTCCGTGTCCGCCCGTTCCCCCAGGCCCAGTTCGCGCAGCCGGACGGTGCGGACGGGCGCCTCCCGGTCCACCGGCGTGAGCAGCAGGTGTCCGGTCGACTCGTAGTACGTCATCGCGGGTTCCCCCCATCCCAAGAATTCGCTGAAATCGCTGACTTGGCCGACCTGTCGGTCGCCGCCGTGAAGAGCAGGTGGTGGACCAGCGCGGCCAGGGTCCCCGTCCCGGAGCTCGGCAGCCGCGCGTCGCACCGTACGACGGGCACGTCGGGCCCGAGCCCCACCGCCTCGCGGACCTCGTCGGCGGTGTAGCGGTGGCCTTCGTCGAACTCGTTGACGGCGACGATGAACCCGATGCCGCGCCGCTCGAAGAAGTCCACGGCCGCGAAGCAGTCGGCGAGCCGGCGGGTGTCCGCGAGCACCACCGCCCCGAGCGCGCCCGCGCACAGCTCCTCCCACAGGAACCAGAAGCGCTGCTGCCCGGGCGTACCGAAGAGGTACAGCACGTGCCGCTCGTCCAGTGTGATCCGGCCGAAGTCGAGCGCGACGGTCGTCGTCGTCTTCGCCTCGATCCCGTCGAGCGGGTCGGGGCCCTCGCTCAGCCCGCTGAGCAGTTCCTCCGTGCACAGCGGTTCGATCTCGCTCACCGCGCCCACGAAGGTCGTCTTGCCCGCCCCGAACCCGCCCGCGACCAGGATCTTCAGCGTCGCGGGCAGGACGGGCGCGGGACGGGTGTCACAGTCTTCGGCGTAGGCCATCGAGCACCGCCCGGAGCAGGTTCTGGTCGTCGGCGGCGAGGTATCCGCCGCCAGGGAACCGCGGCGCCTGCGCCGTGACGGCCCCGTATTCCATCAGGTCGGACAACAGCACCTTCACCACCACCGCCGGCAGCCGCAGCTGTCCGGCCACCTCGGCGACGGTGACGGCCGCGGAGCCCGCGCAAAGGCGCAGCGCCAGGGTGTGCTCCGTGCCGAGGGGGCCGCGCGGGCGCACCCCCGTCGCGGTCACCAGGGACAGCAGGTCGAGTGCGACGGCGGAGCGGGTCCGTCCGCCGCTGGCCGTGTACGGGCGCATCACCCGGCCCGCCGAGTCGTCGAGCCAGGGCGTGTCGCGCGGGGCCCCCATGCCGTACGCGGCGCGGGCGGCGCGCATCACTCCGGGTCGCCGGCGGGCCGCCGCGGCGGGACCGCCAGGTACGGCCGGACGCTCTTGACCAGCATCGCCATCTCGTAGCCGAGCACTCCCGCGTCGGCCTCCCGGTCGGCCAGGACCGCCAGGCAGGTGCCGGCCCCGGCGGCCGACACGAACACGAGCGCGGTGTCGAGCTCGACCACGACCTGCCGGACCTCCGCGCCGTCCCCGAACCGGGATCCGGCGCTCCGCCCGAGCGAGTACAGCCCGGACGCCAGTGCCGCCAGGTGGTCGGCGCTGTCGTTGTCGAGGCCGTGGACGCAGGTGACGAGGCCGTCCGCGGTGAGGAGCACCGCGCTGCGCGTGTACGGGACCCGCTGGACCAGGCCGCTGAGCAGCCAGTCGAGATCCGAGAGCCGGCTGGTCTTCGTCGCCGCTTCGCCGCCCATGGTGGTGCGCTCCTTGCCGAGGTGAGAGGTCGGGGTCATGGCTGGTTCTCCGACCGGGCGAGGCCGAAGCCCCGTTGGAAGGCGGCCATCAGACCCGGGTCGTGCACGGGTTGTTCGGGTGGGTCGGCCCGCCGCGGGGCGGGTGCGTCCCGCAGCTGCGGGGCTAGGTGGTGCTGGGCCCGGCGGCGGGGCAGGGGCGGCCGGTCCGGGTCCGCCCGGGCGGCCGGTACGGACACCGTCACGGGCACGGGCACGGGCGACGGGACCACGGGGGCGGGGGCCGGGACCGGTGCCGGGACGGGTCCTTGGACCGGTGCCGGGACGGGTCCTTGGACCGGTGCCCGGACCCGTGCCGGCGGCGCCAGACCCAGGTCCAGGCCCAGGGTCGTCTCTGCGGCCGGAGTCTCCCCCGGCTCCCAGCGCTCCGTCTCCTGCCGCACCGTCCCGGGCCGCGAACGCGTGTCCGGGCGCGGCGCGGGCGGAGCCGCCCACGTCGGTGCGGCCTGCGGGGGCCGGGCGGCAGCCGGCTCGGGCGCCCGCCCGGGCTGCGGCTGCGGCTCCCGTCGCGGGGCCGGCTCGCGTCGCGGCTGCCGTGCCGGCTCGAGCCCCGGCTCCGGTTCCGGTTCCGGGGGCGCCTGCCGCTCCGGCTTCGGCTGTGGCACGGCCACCCGTACGGGCTCCAGCGGGGGCATGCCGCCCCCTTCCCCGGTCCCCCACGAGGTGGCACGGGAGCCGCCGAGCGCGTCGGCGGCGCTGGGCGCCTCCGCCCCCAGCAGTTCCTGGGGCAGCACGAGCACGGCGAGCACGCCGCCGTAGATGTTGGACTTGAGCTCGACGGCGATCCCGTGCCGGCGGGCCAGCGCCGAGACCACGAACAGGCCGATCCGCCCGTCCGCCAGCAGGTGCCGGACGCTGATCTGGTCGGGGTCGACGAGCAGCGCGTTCATCCGGTGCTGCTCCGCGGCCGGCATGCCCAGCCCGCGGTCCTCGACCTCGACGGCGATGCCCGCGGTGACCCGCTCGGCGCGCACCACCACGTCGGTGTCGGGGGCGGAGAACACGGTGGCGTTCTCGACGAGTTCGGCCAGCAGGTGCACGACGTCGGCGACGGCGTGGCCGCGTACGGTGCCGCCCGCCGGGGGCACCACCTTGACCCGCGTGTACTGCTCGACCTCCGCGACGGAGGAGCGCAGCACCTCGCTCAGGTCGATGGGCCGGGTCCACTGGCGCCGGGAGGCGGCGCCGCCGAGCACGGCCAGGTTCTCCGCGTGGCGGCGGATCCGGGTGGCGAGGTGGTCCACGTGGAAGAGCTCCCTGAGGAGGTCGGGGTCCTCGACCGTGTCCTCGAGCTCGTCGAGCAGCGAGATCTCCCGGTGCACGAGCGACTGCAGCCGGCGCGCGAGGTTGACGAAGACCTCGACCTTGCGGTCGCTGTCGGACGGCGCGGCCGGGCCGGCCAGCCGTACGAGGGTCGTGTGCGCCTGTTCTCGGGCGCCCCGCAGCTCCTGGGAGAGCAGCCAGAACTCGTCCACCCGGGCCGGGTCGCTGCCGGGCGGCGGTCCCGTCGGGCCGCCGCGGACCTGGCGGACCGGCGGCTCGCCCCGCTCCAGCCGCTCGGCGGCGGTCCGCAGCTCCTGGCGGCCGCGCACGCTGGAGCGGCGCAGGGCCTCGCAGCGGTCCCGGACGGCCTTGGCGGAGCGCTGGGCCCCGAGCAGGGCGGCGGCCAGCGCGCCGACGACGAGCAGGGCGCAGCCGGCCAGGACCGGCCACAGCCGGGCGTCCCGCTCCCCCGCGCCCCCGCCGAGCTGCAGCGTGAAGATCACCGCGGCGGCTCCGCTGAGCGCTGCGGCGAGCGTCGGCAGCAGGGCAGCGCGGACCAGCTGGGGGCGTATCTGCCGGCCGGGACCGGTGACGGCGTATCTCGACGGGGCGTGGCGGGCGGCGCGGAGTCCGGACATCGGCGTCCTCTACGTGGGGCCCGGGCCCCACGGGGTTCCGGGGCCCGGCGTTGATCACCGGATACCCACGCTAGACCGCACGATCCCGCCCCTGACAGCCAGTTGGGGAACTTGACCGGCCTGCTTCCCGCTCCCGATGGAGCGCTCGTACGACAGCCCGAATCCGCCGGGGGCGCACGTTCCCGACCACCGCCTGCGACGCACCACCCCGCTGTCCTCCGCGACGGCCGTGCCACCGCTCGATGTGGTTCGTTACGAGCCGACGGACTCCGGCTTCTCCTGGCCGTCGACCGCCGCCGATGTCACCCGTGCGGCTGCCGCT
This genomic interval carries:
- a CDS encoding transketolase family protein, producing the protein MDTMRERFVSVTSRALDEDPRLALVLAEITMDGFRPDRQRHPERVINVGIREQLLIGVGGGLALTGLRPIMHTFASFLVERPFEQVKLDFGHQGTGGVLVSASASYDWPAGGFTHMAPGDVALLDTLDGWTVHVPGHPDEAEALLRHAYAAGDDKVYVRLSQQSNAAPRPVDGLRLRTVREGSAEAGVVVAVGPLLDNVLAATAGLDVTVLYATTVRPFDDAALREAVGRATTDVVLVEPYLAGTSTAAAAQALSDVPHRVLGLGVGRAELRRYGTLEEHTAAHGLDPHSLRERISAFLR
- a CDS encoding MmcQ/YjbR family DNA-binding protein, whose protein sequence is MSVTAEDVRTTALSLPDSSEKLAWGMPTFRVGGRIFAALGEDDTSIGVKCPKEDRAELIAAEPEKFFLREGHDDNYAWLRVRLAAVEGAAELRAILVDSWLQAAPRRLAAAHPELAVD
- a CDS encoding GAF domain-containing protein; translated protein: MTYYESTGHLLLTPVDREAPVRTVRLRELGLGERADTELDAFARQIADVLQAPYAGVNFIGEERQFFAGLHHAPDAPASGYPARVLPRDHGYCPHVVVRRRALALEDVRDFARFAGNAVVDESGVRSYLGAPLTDRQGIVLGTVCAVDLEPRRWGTAGLATAKSLAAELLEIIHTREDGLRAG
- a CDS encoding ATP/GTP-binding protein — its product is MAYAEDCDTRPAPVLPATLKILVAGGFGAGKTTFVGAVSEIEPLCTEELLSGLSEGPDPLDGIEAKTTTTVALDFGRITLDERHVLYLFGTPGQQRFWFLWEELCAGALGAVVLADTRRLADCFAAVDFFERRGIGFIVAVNEFDEGHRYTADEVREAVGLGPDVPVVRCDARLPSSGTGTLAALVHHLLFTAATDRSAKSAISANSWDGGNPR
- a CDS encoding DUF742 domain-containing protein → MGAPRDTPWLDDSAGRVMRPYTASGGRTRSAVALDLLSLVTATGVRPRGPLGTEHTLALRLCAGSAAVTVAEVAGQLRLPAVVVKVLLSDLMEYGAVTAQAPRFPGGGYLAADDQNLLRAVLDGLRRRL
- a CDS encoding roadblock/LC7 domain-containing protein; translated protein: MGGEAATKTSRLSDLDWLLSGLVQRVPYTRSAVLLTADGLVTCVHGLDNDSADHLAALASGLYSLGRSAGSRFGDGAEVRQVVVELDTALVFVSAAGAGTCLAVLADREADAGVLGYEMAMLVKSVRPYLAVPPRRPAGDPE
- a CDS encoding sensor histidine kinase, coding for MSGLRAARHAPSRYAVTGPGRQIRPQLVRAALLPTLAAALSGAAAVIFTLQLGGGAGERDARLWPVLAGCALLVVGALAAALLGAQRSAKAVRDRCEALRRSSVRGRQELRTAAERLERGEPPVRQVRGGPTGPPPGSDPARVDEFWLLSQELRGAREQAHTTLVRLAGPAAPSDSDRKVEVFVNLARRLQSLVHREISLLDELEDTVEDPDLLRELFHVDHLATRIRRHAENLAVLGGAASRRQWTRPIDLSEVLRSSVAEVEQYTRVKVVPPAGGTVRGHAVADVVHLLAELVENATVFSAPDTDVVVRAERVTAGIAVEVEDRGLGMPAAEQHRMNALLVDPDQISVRHLLADGRIGLFVVSALARRHGIAVELKSNIYGGVLAVLVLPQELLGAEAPSAADALGGSRATSWGTGEGGGMPPLEPVRVAVPQPKPERQAPPEPEPEPGLEPARQPRREPAPRREPQPQPGRAPEPAAARPPQAAPTWAAPPAPRPDTRSRPGTVRQETERWEPGETPAAETTLGLDLGLAPPARVRAPVQGPVPAPVQGPVPAPVPAPAPVVPSPVPVPVTVSVPAARADPDRPPLPRRRAQHHLAPQLRDAPAPRRADPPEQPVHDPGLMAAFQRGFGLARSENQP